From a region of the Impatiens glandulifera chromosome 4, dImpGla2.1, whole genome shotgun sequence genome:
- the LOC124935953 gene encoding putative E3 ubiquitin-protein ligase XBAT31: MGQGLSCAVGQEQHGLFTAVQFGDLEALRILLERDADLIHQTTVYDRHSALHIAAANGQIEIVTMLLERSVNPDLLNRQKQTPLMLAAMNGKISCAEKLIEAGANILMFDSINRRTCLHYAAYYGHSNCLQVILSAASTSDVAVSWGYARFVNIRDGKGATPLHLAARLRRPECVHILLDNGALVCASTSGYGSPGSTPLHLAARGGSIDCIRDLLAWGADRLQIDASGRIPYSVALKHGHGACAALLNPSSAEPIVWPSPLKFISELNAETKALLEQALMEANKEREKSILKQTDYLLPSPSHSDEATEDNVSEASDSEICCICFEQVCTIEVQDCGHQMCAQCTLALCCHNKPNPTTASLTAPVCPFCRSSIARLSVAKVKTGTEVDIDAAASSKLRRVRKSKNPSEGSSSFKGLSAAIGSFGRLGRGSGRISATENEWGDKASIH; the protein is encoded by the exons ATGGGCCAGGGACTTAGCTGTGCAGTTGGCCAAGAACAACATGGACTCTTCACTGCGGTTCAGTTTGGAGACTTGGAGGCTCTGCGGATTCTTCTGGAAAGAGATGCGGATCTCATCCATCAGACTACTGTCTACGATCGCCACTCCGCTCTTCATATAGCTGCTGCCAATGGCCAGATCGAG ATTGTCACCATGCTTCTTGAGAGATCTGTCAATCCCGATTTGTTGAATCGCCAAAAGCAG ACTCCATTGATGCTGGCTGCAATGAACGGGAAGATATCTTGTGCCGAAAAGCTTATTGAAGCTGGAGCTAAT ATTTTGATGTTTGACTCGATTAATAGAAGGACATGCCTACACTATGCTGCTTACTATGGTCATTCTAATTGTCTTCAAGTCATTCTTTCTGCCGCTAGTACATCCGACGTTGCTGTATCGTG GGGATATGCCAGATTCGTGAATATCCGAGACGGTAAAGGAGCAACTCCGTTACATTTGGCTGCAAGACTAAGACGGCCTGAAtgtgttcatattcttcttgaTAATGGTGCTTTGGTGTGCGCTTCAACTAGCGGATATGG TTCTCCAGGGAGCACTCCTCTTCATCTGGCAGCAAGAGGAGGATCAATAGATTGCATCCGTGATTTGTTGGCATGGGGTGCTGATCGCCTTCAGATAGACGCATCTGG GAGAATTCCTTATTCGGTTGCTTTAAAGCATGGGCATGGTGCTTGTGCAGCTCTTCTAAATCCTTCATCAGCAGAGCCTATTGTATGGCCGTCTCCATTAAAGTTTATAAGCGAACTTAATGCAGAGACAAAGGCTCTGCTAGAACAGGCTTTAATGGAGGCAAACAAAGAGAGGGAGAAGAGTATTTTGAAGCAAACGGATTACCTACTTCCATCTCCATCACATTCAGATGAGGCAACCGAGGACAATGTTTCCGAG GCGAGTGATAGTGAAATATGCTGCATATGTTTTGAACAAGTGTGCACAATTGAAGTCCAAGATTGTGGGCACCAGATGTGTGCCCAATGCACATTAGCATTATGCTGCCACAACAAGCCCAACCCCACAACCGCTTCCCTTACAGCCCCAGTTTGTCCGTTCTGCAGAAGCAGCATAGCTCGGTTATCTGTTGCCAAGGTCAAAACTGGAACAGAAGTCGATATTGATGCTGCTGCCTCTTCAAAGCTAAGACGGGTGAGGAAATCCAAGAACCCGAGTGAGGGTAGCAGCAGTTTTAAGGGGTTGTCAGCAGCCATTGGTTCGTTTGGTAGATTGGGTCGTGGGTCAGGAAGGATTTCGGCCACGGAAAATGAATGGGGCGATAAGGCTTCAATCCATTAG